The following proteins are encoded in a genomic region of Prosthecobacter sp. SYSU 5D2:
- a CDS encoding efflux RND transporter permease subunit produces MISWFARNHVASNLLMIGAMIAGIWTLASDRIPLEVFPDRPSRLISINVPYPASAPEEVEESIVLRIEEAIEQVGSIKHINSTASSNGGTVVVEVEEGKDVREVLDDIKIRVDAIPNMPELAEKPTIQLDDNFHEVITVAIAADMSEGDLRRLGEQIRDEISALPGITHAGIAGVRPYEIGIEIPEETLRKYSLNLEQVSQAIRGSALDLPAGVVQTEAGDVSITTKGRAYTGQDYADIVILTRQDGTKVTLGEVAIIQDGFNENPLLARLNGKRCVVVNVMREGGQNAIRIAESVKEYILESKSRLPDGVQIAFWNDRSKIVQGRINLLIQNAQSSLILVFLCVGLFLRLDAVFWVAVGMVASFLGAIALMPYFDVAINLSSLFGFILVLGIVVDDAIVISEHVDTLRQRGLSALDAAIQGTREMAVPITFGVLTTVIAFLPMATGVSDSLMMFKPIAIVFILVMLIALVETKIVLPSHLAHPVPGLSGASDILGPVHRFSERNLRWFVENAYRPALAWCVHHRYTALACFFGGLIVLCGFFFSGRILWIFFPRVQSERVEYRLSMLEGTPFEVTDAHIQRIYDIADEMRKEYVGPDGKPVIRNIIATTGTTRLTASTSRGTSGSSHIGEVNIETYGPEERSLKVNTVEMGNEWRKRVGEIIGAEEVTIRAEIGRSADPIDIQLAGTDPEELLQISSQIKDHLSTYSGVFDINDSLDSGRNEIQLRLKPEAQSFGVTVGDLARQVRQAFYGDEVQRIQRGRNEVRVMLRYPQEDRRSLATLDTMRVRTATGLEIPFARVAEAKVGKSFSSIKRVDRRRAMNVTADVNKATTDPAKVRADAEVFIRQLMASHPHIQWSFEGEARMQREGADEGKWALAIILLGMYAMMAIPFKSYTQPFIVLLVVPFGIVGAVLGHLFHGMAVSSMSVCGMLAVTGVIVNDTLVLVDRINQVRDETGDLKYAVQEGGRSRFRAIFLTQITTFVGLMPLMFEFGSLIENSPPGISHLLVLIFGDNRAAQATSAQFLTPVSVSMGYGSLCATVICLFLVPLCYLAVDDLGKLINRILGRAPKVQPVPLDAAPVPG; encoded by the coding sequence ATGATCTCCTGGTTTGCCCGCAATCATGTCGCCTCCAATCTCCTGATGATTGGGGCGATGATCGCGGGAATCTGGACCCTAGCGTCTGACCGCATCCCGCTGGAGGTCTTCCCGGACAGGCCATCGCGGCTGATTTCCATCAACGTGCCCTATCCGGCCTCGGCACCGGAGGAGGTGGAGGAGAGCATTGTCCTGAGGATTGAGGAGGCCATCGAGCAGGTGGGCAGCATCAAGCACATCAATTCCACGGCCTCCTCCAACGGTGGCACGGTGGTGGTGGAGGTGGAGGAGGGGAAGGATGTCCGGGAGGTGCTGGATGACATCAAAATCCGCGTGGATGCGATCCCGAACATGCCGGAGCTGGCGGAAAAGCCGACCATCCAGCTGGATGACAATTTTCATGAGGTGATCACCGTGGCCATCGCGGCTGACATGTCTGAAGGAGACCTGCGGCGGCTGGGGGAGCAGATCCGCGATGAAATCTCAGCCCTGCCGGGCATCACCCATGCGGGCATCGCCGGGGTGCGGCCCTATGAAATCGGCATCGAGATCCCCGAAGAGACCTTGAGGAAATACAGCCTGAATCTGGAGCAGGTCAGCCAGGCCATCCGGGGCAGTGCGCTGGACCTGCCAGCCGGAGTGGTGCAGACGGAGGCCGGCGATGTGTCCATCACCACCAAAGGCCGGGCCTACACCGGCCAGGATTATGCGGACATCGTGATCCTGACCCGTCAGGACGGCACCAAGGTGACGCTGGGGGAGGTGGCCATCATCCAGGACGGGTTTAATGAAAATCCGCTGCTGGCGCGGCTGAACGGCAAGCGCTGCGTGGTGGTGAACGTGATGCGTGAAGGGGGGCAGAATGCCATCCGCATCGCGGAATCGGTGAAAGAATATATCCTGGAGAGCAAGTCAAGGCTGCCGGACGGGGTGCAGATTGCGTTTTGGAATGACCGCTCCAAGATCGTCCAGGGGCGCATCAACCTGCTGATCCAGAATGCCCAGAGCAGCCTCATCCTGGTGTTTCTGTGCGTGGGCCTGTTCCTGCGGCTGGATGCGGTCTTTTGGGTGGCGGTGGGCATGGTGGCCAGCTTCCTGGGCGCCATCGCGCTGATGCCTTACTTTGATGTGGCCATCAACCTGTCGTCGCTCTTCGGTTTCATCCTGGTGCTGGGGATTGTGGTGGATGATGCCATCGTCATTTCCGAGCATGTGGACACCTTGCGGCAGCGGGGCCTGTCCGCGCTGGATGCGGCCATCCAGGGCACGCGGGAGATGGCAGTTCCCATCACCTTTGGCGTGCTGACCACGGTGATCGCCTTCCTGCCCATGGCGACGGGCGTGAGTGATTCGCTCATGATGTTCAAGCCCATCGCCATCGTGTTCATCCTGGTGATGCTCATCGCCCTGGTGGAGACCAAGATCGTGCTGCCCTCCCATCTGGCGCACCCGGTGCCAGGGCTGAGCGGCGCCTCAGACATCCTGGGGCCGGTGCACCGGTTTTCCGAGCGGAATCTCCGCTGGTTTGTGGAGAATGCCTACCGGCCGGCCCTGGCCTGGTGTGTGCATCACCGTTATACCGCCCTGGCCTGTTTTTTTGGCGGGCTGATCGTCCTCTGCGGGTTCTTTTTCAGCGGGCGCATCCTGTGGATCTTCTTCCCCCGGGTGCAGAGTGAGCGGGTGGAATACCGCCTGTCCATGCTGGAGGGGACGCCTTTTGAGGTCACGGATGCCCACATCCAGCGCATCTATGACATTGCCGATGAGATGCGGAAAGAATACGTCGGCCCGGATGGCAAGCCCGTCATCCGCAACATCATCGCCACGACGGGAACGACCCGCCTGACGGCCAGCACCAGCCGGGGCACCTCCGGCAGCTCCCATATTGGGGAGGTGAACATCGAGACGTACGGGCCGGAAGAGCGCAGCCTGAAGGTCAATACGGTGGAGATGGGCAATGAATGGCGCAAGAGGGTGGGAGAGATCATCGGCGCGGAGGAAGTGACCATCCGGGCGGAGATCGGCCGCAGTGCGGACCCCATAGACATCCAGCTAGCCGGGACGGACCCGGAGGAGCTGCTGCAAATCTCCAGCCAGATCAAAGACCACCTGAGCACCTACTCCGGCGTCTTTGACATCAATGATTCCCTGGACAGCGGGCGCAATGAGATCCAGCTCCGCCTCAAGCCGGAGGCCCAGTCCTTTGGCGTGACTGTGGGTGACCTGGCGCGGCAGGTGCGGCAGGCCTTTTATGGGGACGAGGTGCAGCGCATCCAGCGCGGGCGCAATGAGGTGAGGGTCATGCTCCGCTACCCGCAGGAGGACCGCCGCAGCCTGGCCACGCTGGACACCATGCGGGTGCGCACGGCCACCGGACTGGAGATTCCCTTTGCCCGCGTGGCTGAGGCCAAGGTGGGCAAAAGCTTCAGCAGCATCAAGCGGGTGGACCGCCGCCGGGCCATGAACGTGACGGCGGATGTCAACAAGGCCACCACGGACCCTGCCAAGGTACGGGCCGATGCGGAGGTCTTCATCCGCCAGCTCATGGCCTCCCATCCCCACATCCAGTGGAGCTTTGAAGGGGAGGCGCGCATGCAACGGGAAGGGGCGGATGAGGGCAAGTGGGCCCTGGCGATCATTCTGCTGGGCATGTATGCGATGATGGCCATCCCTTTCAAAAGCTACACCCAGCCCTTCATCGTGCTGCTGGTGGTGCCCTTTGGCATTGTCGGGGCGGTTTTAGGGCATCTCTTCCATGGCATGGCCGTCAGCAGCATGAGCGTCTGCGGCATGCTGGCGGTGACCGGAGTGATTGTGAATGACACCCTGGTCCTGGTGGACCGCATCAACCAGGTGCGGGATGAGACCGGGGATCTGAAGTACGCCGTGCAAGAAGGCGGGCGCAGCCGCTTCCGCGCCATCTTCCTGACCCAGATCACCACCTTTGTGGGACTGATGCCGCTGATGTTTGAATTTGGCAGTTTGATTGAAAATTCACCGCCCGGCATCAGCCATCTGCTGGTATTGATCTTTGGTGACAACCGTGCAGCGCAGGCCACGAGCGCCCAGTTTCTGACGCCCGTCTCCGTATCCATGGGCTATGGAAGCCTGTGCGCCACCGTCATCTGCCTGTTTCTGGTGCCCTTGTGCTACCTGGCCGTGGATGACCTGGGCAAGCTCATCAACCGCATTCTGGGTCGTGCGCCCAAGGTTCAGCCAGTGCCCCTGGATGCAGCGCCTGTTCCTGGCTGA
- a CDS encoding PAS domain S-box protein, with the protein MTVPVPVPTDEPGRLAALHEQEILDTPPEGEFDEITGLAAEICGTPIALITLVDERRQWFKSRVGLEVTETPREVAFCAHTICGKEIFLVPDAMQDLRFVQNALVVQEPNIRFYAGAPLLTPTGEALGTLCVIDRVPRMLTDRQKNALEVLGRQVMKQMQARQQVRELQHTGSLLNAVINGTPDAVYVKDPAGRYLLFNEGAGRLVGRAADEVVGMLDSELFGPDEARLLRLKDVEIMATGKVITEDEVLTAAGVTRTYSATKAPYRDTSGRIAGVVGISRDITAHRQVEKSQRESDLLFREMADNIGEIFYSYDVINDRILYANNAYESIWGRTIQSVYENPVSYMEAILPEDKPYAAAAFEMQLEGKETNVEFRIARPSGEIRWVHEHGVPVLDVLGRVERIVGTMRDITDSKLNAEKIRESEERFRLLSKATNEVVWDWNLVTGHHWFSDRFYSVFGYRHAELPPTLDAWKERVHPDDLQPVMASLQQAIDGGAESWTGEYRFYREDGTFAYIFDRGHIKRDRSGRAVRMIGGMTDLTSRKQAEEKLREQATLLDKAQDAILVRDLQHRILYWNRSAERLYGWTAEEVQGRSIHELLYTDTAPFFAAVAVTLNEGEWTGVLNQVGKDGHTITVEGRWTLVRDEQGRPKSILSINTDITERKRLEQQFLRAQRLESIGTLAGGIAHDLNNVLAPIMMSIELLKMEEQDVMRRSILDTIELSAQRGADMVKQVLSFARGMEGQQLEVQVGQMIRDIEKITRDTFPKDILLHSEVDAGLWAVQGDATQLHQVLLNLCVNARDAMPDGGLLTVMATNTVLDASYAAMNPDAREGPYVNIQVEDSGAGMSPQVVERIFEPFFTTKELGKGTGLGLSTTLAIIKSHGGFIRVQSEPGRGSRFQVYLPALTAQGAMVPALPEQSLPRGTGECILVVDDEAAVRQITQQTLEAFGYRVLVAADGSEAIAIYATRQKEITAVLTDMMMPEMDGPAVIRVVKRMNPAVKVIAASGLNAASMIAKATEEGVRHFIPKPYTAETLLTVVKTVLSA; encoded by the coding sequence ATGACTGTGCCTGTTCCTGTGCCAACTGATGAACCTGGACGACTGGCGGCCCTGCATGAGCAGGAAATCCTGGATACGCCGCCGGAGGGTGAATTTGATGAAATCACGGGGCTGGCGGCGGAGATTTGCGGCACACCCATCGCCCTGATCACCCTGGTGGATGAGCGCCGCCAGTGGTTTAAATCCCGCGTGGGGCTGGAGGTGACGGAGACACCGCGCGAGGTGGCCTTTTGCGCCCATACCATCTGTGGCAAGGAAATCTTTCTGGTGCCGGATGCGATGCAAGACCTGAGGTTTGTGCAGAATGCGCTGGTGGTGCAGGAGCCGAACATCCGCTTTTATGCCGGAGCGCCGCTTTTGACACCCACGGGGGAGGCGCTGGGCACGCTCTGCGTGATTGACCGGGTGCCCCGGATGCTGACGGACCGGCAGAAGAACGCGCTGGAAGTGCTGGGCAGGCAGGTGATGAAGCAGATGCAGGCCCGCCAGCAGGTGCGGGAATTGCAGCATACGGGCTCGCTGCTCAATGCCGTCATCAACGGCACTCCGGACGCGGTCTATGTGAAAGACCCGGCGGGCCGGTATCTGCTCTTTAACGAGGGTGCTGGCCGGTTGGTAGGCCGCGCTGCGGATGAGGTGGTGGGGATGCTTGACAGTGAACTCTTTGGACCCGATGAGGCGCGTCTGCTCCGGCTCAAAGATGTGGAAATCATGGCCACAGGCAAGGTCATCACGGAGGACGAGGTGCTGACCGCAGCGGGTGTGACCCGCACGTATTCAGCGACGAAGGCACCCTACAGAGATACATCTGGGCGCATTGCCGGGGTGGTGGGCATCTCACGGGACATCACGGCGCACCGGCAGGTGGAAAAGTCCCAGCGTGAAAGTGATCTGCTCTTCCGCGAGATGGCCGATAACATCGGCGAGATCTTTTACAGCTACGATGTCATCAACGACCGGATCCTGTATGCCAACAACGCTTATGAGTCCATCTGGGGCCGGACGATCCAGAGTGTGTACGAGAACCCGGTATCCTACATGGAGGCCATTTTGCCAGAAGACAAGCCGTATGCGGCTGCGGCCTTTGAGATGCAACTGGAAGGCAAGGAGACGAATGTGGAGTTCCGGATCGCGCGGCCCAGCGGGGAGATCCGCTGGGTGCATGAGCATGGGGTCCCGGTCCTGGATGTGCTGGGCCGGGTGGAGCGCATCGTGGGCACGATGCGCGACATCACTGACAGCAAGCTCAATGCAGAGAAGATCCGCGAGAGCGAGGAGCGCTTCCGCCTGCTTTCCAAGGCGACCAACGAGGTCGTCTGGGACTGGAACCTGGTCACAGGACATCACTGGTTCAGTGACCGCTTTTATTCGGTCTTTGGCTACCGCCATGCGGAGCTGCCGCCCACGCTGGATGCCTGGAAGGAACGGGTGCATCCCGATGACCTCCAGCCGGTGATGGCCAGTCTGCAGCAGGCCATCGACGGAGGAGCTGAAAGCTGGACGGGAGAATACCGCTTTTACCGGGAGGACGGCACCTTCGCTTACATTTTTGACAGGGGGCATATCAAGCGTGATCGCAGCGGCCGTGCCGTGCGCATGATCGGCGGGATGACGGACCTCACCAGCCGCAAGCAGGCGGAAGAGAAGCTGCGTGAGCAGGCGACCCTGCTGGACAAGGCGCAGGATGCCATCCTGGTGCGTGACCTGCAGCACCGCATCTTGTACTGGAACCGGAGCGCGGAACGTCTCTACGGGTGGACGGCGGAGGAGGTCCAGGGCCGTAGCATCCACGAGCTGCTTTATACCGACACAGCGCCCTTTTTTGCCGCTGTGGCGGTGACGTTGAACGAGGGGGAATGGACGGGTGTTCTGAACCAGGTGGGCAAAGACGGACATACCATCACCGTCGAGGGCCGCTGGACGCTGGTGCGCGATGAGCAGGGCCGGCCAAAATCCATCCTGTCCATCAATACCGACATCACTGAACGCAAGCGCCTGGAGCAGCAGTTCCTGCGGGCGCAGCGGCTGGAAAGCATCGGCACGCTGGCGGGCGGCATCGCCCATGACCTGAACAACGTGCTGGCACCGATCATGATGTCCATCGAGCTCCTGAAAATGGAGGAGCAGGATGTTATGCGCAGGAGCATCCTGGATACCATTGAGCTGAGCGCGCAGCGCGGGGCGGACATGGTGAAGCAGGTGCTCTCCTTTGCCCGTGGCATGGAAGGCCAGCAACTGGAGGTGCAGGTGGGGCAGATGATCCGCGACATTGAAAAGATCACCCGTGACACCTTTCCCAAGGACATCCTGCTGCACAGTGAGGTGGATGCCGGTCTTTGGGCCGTGCAGGGAGATGCCACCCAGCTGCACCAGGTGCTGCTGAACCTGTGCGTGAATGCGCGGGATGCCATGCCGGATGGCGGCTTGCTCACAGTCATGGCCACCAACACGGTCCTGGACGCCTCCTATGCGGCCATGAATCCGGACGCCCGGGAGGGGCCCTATGTGAACATCCAGGTGGAGGACAGCGGCGCAGGCATGAGCCCGCAGGTGGTGGAAAGAATTTTTGAGCCCTTCTTTACCACGAAGGAACTGGGCAAAGGCACCGGCCTGGGCCTTTCCACCACACTGGCCATCATCAAAAGCCACGGAGGATTCATACGTGTGCAGAGCGAGCCGGGCCGGGGCAGCCGTTTCCAGGTGTACCTGCCGGCACTGACGGCGCAGGGAGCCATGGTCCCGGCATTGCCTGAGCAGAGCCTGCCCCGGGGGACCGGGGAGTGCATCCTGGTGGTGGATGATGAAGCGGCGGTGCGCCAGATCACCCAGCAGACGCTGGAAGCCTTTGGTTACCGGGTCCTTGTGGCTGCGGACGGCTCGGAGGCCATCGCCATCTATGCCACGCGCCAGAAGGAGATTACCGCCGTGCTGACAGACATGATGATGCCTGAGATGGACGGCCCGGCCGTGATCCGGGTGGTGAAGCGGATGAATCCGGCAGTCAAAGTCATCGCGGCCAGCGGCCTGAATGCCGCCAGCATGATTGCCAAGGCCACGGAGGAAGGCGTGCGGCATTTTATCCCCAAACCTTACACGGCCGAGACGCTCCTGACGGTGGTCAAAACGGTGCTCAGCGCCTGA
- the rplM gene encoding 50S ribosomal protein L13, translating into MKTFSAKAQDVNRQWWVIDAKDQVLGQVAVAAANLIRGKTRPIFTPHVDTGDFVVVINADKVRVTGKKEQQKIYTSKRGGFIGNQKVETVEKVRQRRPELLVHRAVKGMVPHNRLGNAIITKLKVYAGEEHPHVAQNPKPFAVA; encoded by the coding sequence ATGAAGACATTCTCTGCCAAAGCCCAAGACGTGAACCGCCAGTGGTGGGTCATTGATGCCAAGGACCAGGTCCTGGGCCAGGTCGCCGTGGCTGCCGCCAACCTCATCCGTGGCAAGACCCGCCCCATCTTCACCCCCCATGTGGACACGGGTGACTTCGTCGTTGTGATCAATGCAGACAAAGTCCGCGTGACCGGCAAGAAAGAGCAGCAGAAGATCTACACCAGCAAGCGTGGTGGCTTCATCGGCAACCAGAAGGTGGAAACCGTGGAAAAAGTCCGCCAGCGCCGCCCTGAGCTCCTCGTGCACCGCGCCGTCAAAGGCATGGTCCCGCACAACCGCCTGGGCAACGCCATCATCACCAAGCTGAAAGTCTATGCCGGTGAAGAGCATCCTCATGTGGCCCAGAACCCAAAGCCATTCGCGGTCGCCTAA
- the rpsI gene encoding 30S ribosomal protein S9: MSKPITNATGRRKTAIARVHILAGSGSITVNGRDFEEYFPTVALQNQILTPLALTNTRQQFDFNVNACGGGITGQVGAVKLGISRALITVNPEHRAILKKAGLLTRDSRAKERKKPGRPGARKRFQFSKR, translated from the coding sequence ATGAGCAAGCCCATCACCAACGCCACCGGCCGCCGCAAGACCGCCATCGCCCGCGTGCACATCCTGGCCGGTTCCGGTTCCATTACCGTCAATGGCCGCGACTTCGAAGAGTATTTCCCGACCGTCGCCCTGCAGAACCAGATCCTTACCCCCCTGGCGCTGACCAACACCCGCCAGCAGTTTGACTTCAACGTCAACGCCTGCGGCGGCGGCATCACCGGCCAGGTCGGCGCAGTGAAGCTGGGCATCTCCCGCGCTCTCATCACCGTCAACCCTGAGCACCGCGCCATCCTCAAGAAGGCCGGCCTCCTGACCCGCGACTCCCGCGCCAAGGAACGTAAGAAGCCAGGCCGCCCAGGAGCCCGCAAGCGCTTCCAGTTCTCCAAGCGTTAA
- a CDS encoding PQQ-dependent sugar dehydrogenase yields the protein MKALRRLAALLLCLPATGHAAFPALSLKPVCEDLLHAPTNITHAGDGSGRLFFCDQPGQVYVFKGGMLQPVPFLDLGSTGLNRVFFHAGNPNAYSERGLLGMAFHPEYENPESAGYRCFYVNYTAVSTTPTDNPSSPQNCVTVISEFRVSENNPDVADATSERILLTYGQPQTNHNGGQIEFGPDGMLYIGSGDGGGANDNAIGHTGGTETITPGRVTGTLGNAQDTTKLLGKILRIDPLGSDGPGGAYGIPDDNPFAHNEESVRKEIYAFGLRNPWRFSFDQEGQNPTRLICADVGQVDVEEINLIVAGGNYGWRVKEGSLDFDATAPDGGGALIPPVAEYAHPSATLPGTELMPKFGTSITGGYIYRGSAIPQLQGKYLFGDYAANGIGGGGGIFLGLEENTPGGFTLSQVTPFNSLPAAARIYAFGVDETGEMYVATKTTAGVLALDGGHPAGMIYKIMPAGESTLSITASKDNTLYEMDAEDVADEKKSSNGKGIYLFAGKTGEMANYVVRRAVMRFDVSSIPDGVEILSASVRLHLSKQVGEGFPMKLHRLTAEWGEGNSDAGDPGGAGVAPQTGDATWTHRFHNTQTWSMPGGDFAPAASATYAIGSSLQDPFPTWTSEALLQDVLYWKENPALNFGWILLGDETQTFSAQRFSSRENATAGNRPQLRLTYTSMPLPTHFEQWLATHFPDEPAGFYLADDGDEDGDGIANLHEYAFGLSPVAGDDEGNVTVTTAPGTGDQVQHLLTFRRDSAATDLTYELQTSPDLVTWTTLATSLAGTSAQGSNGGIIVSDAALAGSVRLVTVRENLSGDARQRRFVRVHVTRSF from the coding sequence ATGAAAGCTCTCCGCCGCCTCGCCGCCCTCCTGCTCTGCCTGCCCGCCACCGGCCATGCGGCGTTCCCAGCGCTTAGTTTGAAACCGGTGTGTGAGGATCTGCTGCATGCCCCCACCAACATCACCCACGCAGGCGATGGGAGCGGACGGCTGTTTTTCTGTGATCAGCCCGGTCAGGTTTATGTCTTCAAAGGAGGCATGCTCCAGCCCGTGCCCTTTCTCGACCTTGGAAGCACGGGTCTGAATCGGGTGTTCTTCCATGCAGGAAACCCGAACGCCTATTCAGAGCGTGGACTGTTGGGCATGGCCTTTCACCCCGAGTATGAAAATCCAGAATCCGCAGGATATCGGTGCTTTTATGTGAACTACACAGCCGTCTCCACCACGCCGACGGATAACCCTTCAAGCCCTCAAAACTGCGTCACCGTCATCTCTGAATTCAGGGTATCAGAGAATAACCCGGATGTCGCGGATGCCACGAGTGAAAGAATCCTGCTGACTTACGGCCAGCCACAAACGAACCATAATGGGGGGCAGATCGAATTTGGCCCCGACGGGATGCTTTACATCGGCAGCGGAGATGGTGGCGGAGCAAACGACAATGCCATCGGTCACACAGGCGGCACCGAAACCATCACTCCAGGACGGGTCACTGGCACGTTGGGCAATGCCCAGGATACGACCAAACTCCTGGGCAAAATCTTGCGCATTGATCCCCTGGGCAGCGATGGACCCGGCGGAGCTTATGGCATCCCTGACGACAATCCGTTTGCACACAATGAGGAGTCAGTCCGCAAAGAAATCTATGCCTTCGGCCTCCGCAATCCATGGCGCTTTTCTTTTGATCAAGAAGGCCAGAATCCAACCCGTCTGATTTGTGCAGATGTCGGCCAGGTGGATGTCGAGGAGATCAATCTCATCGTCGCCGGTGGAAACTACGGATGGCGGGTCAAAGAAGGCAGCTTGGACTTTGACGCGACCGCACCTGATGGCGGAGGTGCCTTGATCCCGCCTGTTGCAGAATATGCTCATCCAAGCGCCACTCTGCCAGGAACGGAGCTCATGCCTAAATTCGGCACCTCCATCACCGGTGGATACATCTATCGGGGCTCCGCCATTCCACAACTGCAGGGCAAATACCTTTTCGGAGATTATGCCGCCAATGGAATTGGCGGCGGCGGGGGCATTTTTTTAGGGCTTGAGGAGAATACTCCAGGGGGCTTTACGTTGAGCCAGGTTACACCGTTTAACAGCCTACCTGCGGCTGCGCGCATCTATGCTTTTGGGGTGGATGAGACCGGGGAAATGTATGTGGCAACCAAGACCACCGCCGGTGTGCTGGCGCTGGACGGCGGGCATCCCGCGGGAATGATCTATAAGATCATGCCAGCTGGCGAGTCGACACTCAGCATTACAGCATCGAAAGACAACACTCTTTATGAAATGGATGCTGAGGATGTGGCGGATGAGAAGAAGAGCAGCAATGGTAAGGGCATTTATTTATTCGCCGGGAAGACAGGTGAGATGGCCAATTACGTGGTCAGACGCGCGGTAATGCGGTTCGATGTCAGCAGCATTCCAGATGGAGTTGAAATCCTTTCCGCCAGCGTCCGTTTGCATTTGAGCAAGCAAGTAGGAGAGGGTTTCCCGATGAAATTACATCGCCTCACAGCCGAATGGGGAGAAGGAAACTCTGATGCCGGAGATCCAGGAGGGGCTGGCGTCGCTCCTCAAACGGGAGATGCCACATGGACTCACCGCTTTCATAACACACAGACCTGGAGCATGCCAGGCGGAGACTTTGCGCCTGCTGCCTCCGCCACTTATGCGATCGGATCGTCACTTCAAGATCCTTTCCCAACCTGGACTAGTGAGGCTTTGCTACAGGATGTTTTATATTGGAAGGAAAATCCGGCCTTGAATTTCGGCTGGATTTTATTGGGGGACGAGACTCAGACCTTCAGTGCACAACGTTTCTCCAGCCGGGAAAATGCGACGGCCGGGAACCGGCCACAGCTTCGCTTGACTTATACTTCCATGCCTCTCCCCACCCACTTCGAGCAATGGCTGGCCACGCATTTCCCGGACGAGCCCGCAGGCTTTTACCTGGCCGATGACGGCGATGAAGATGGAGACGGCATCGCCAACCTGCATGAATATGCCTTTGGCCTCAGCCCGGTGGCCGGGGATGACGAGGGAAATGTGACGGTGACCACCGCTCCCGGCACCGGCGACCAGGTGCAGCACCTGCTCACCTTCCGCCGGGACAGCGCCGCCACAGACCTGACCTATGAGCTGCAAACCAGCCCGGACCTCGTCACCTGGACCACCCTGGCCACCAGCCTGGCCGGCACCAGTGCCCAGGGCAGCAACGGCGGCATCATCGTCTCCGATGCCGCCCTGGCGGGCAGTGTCCGCCTCGTCACCGTGCGGGAAAACCTGAGCGGTGATGCCCGCCAGCGGCGCTTCGTGAGAGTGCACGTGACGCGGTCCTTTTGA
- a CDS encoding YdcF family protein → MRKPAIKIARVLFGIVLLAATLMGLRIALYPQTVTQGSYDCAIVLGAAVHGAEPSPVFQARIDHAVTLFQSGIVTHLVFTGGTGAGKAIAESEAGRQSAIRQGVPSTAIFIESKSKTTLQNLTEAHQVMAARQLKTAILVSDPLHLRRACSMAEDIGIQATSSATPTTRYTSWSTQIPFLLREVYFTFHYWVFRQ, encoded by the coding sequence ATGCGAAAGCCTGCCATCAAAATTGCCCGGGTTCTGTTCGGCATCGTTTTGCTGGCAGCCACCTTGATGGGTCTGCGCATCGCACTCTATCCTCAGACGGTGACCCAGGGCAGTTATGACTGTGCCATCGTCCTCGGTGCTGCGGTTCATGGCGCAGAACCATCACCGGTATTCCAGGCGCGCATTGATCATGCAGTCACGCTGTTTCAATCAGGCATCGTCACCCATCTGGTCTTCACCGGCGGCACAGGCGCAGGAAAAGCCATCGCCGAATCCGAAGCCGGAAGACAATCCGCCATCCGGCAGGGCGTGCCTTCCACCGCCATCTTCATCGAATCGAAGTCAAAGACCACCCTGCAAAACCTCACCGAGGCTCATCAGGTCATGGCCGCCCGCCAGTTAAAGACCGCCATCCTCGTCTCGGATCCTCTGCACCTGCGCCGCGCCTGCTCCATGGCCGAGGATATCGGCATCCAGGCCACCTCCTCCGCCACTCCCACCACCCGCTACACCTCCTGGTCCACCCAGATCCCTTTCCTCCTCCGCGAAGTTTATTTCACTTTTCACTACTGGGTCTTCCGGCAGTGA